A window from Flavobacterium lindanitolerans encodes these proteins:
- a CDS encoding tetratricopeptide repeat-containing sensor histidine kinase: protein MVVTFVAYLYKMKRLHLVFLLFATCLGHAQNNSTLNDYEVTIDSLKNAISTSKSDSLRCIMNYRLAYIYTKNVDKKELGKIHLKKANELVKNNSYLKDLSYYYNSLFFSLTKENLQKFRKADEALKKYNSREIYILRSKILFNIGLLYQRENEPLQTIEVLVKEAIPVAKKSKDSQELSNLYKLIAVVFYNNEDIAKTKYYLDLSINTLEQGKSKKNRYNEDLIELYLFNVEVLSVQKKTNEAFEYLQKAEDLLKSYPLKSLYIEYYFAKGSLNQEIKNYEQAISDYDNGIKLSKLNKDSALEQRFKLMKYEVFILQNKIESAKDLLLDVFKTGGMNIKDRAYYSYELSKIYRKLNDFEKAYVYNEQYIQLKDSLSQMFEAEKIADIEAKYNKLENENKIKELTIEKQATLLNQRKNMLFLLLLSFALVCVLIFAYFIWKNLKNQKKITAQKEINHFQKLNNLKREKEIEIMQTMINVEEAERKRVARDLHDSIGSKLSALKIIFANTQNKNDYNDSRINTILETSIAELRQISYNLVPESLLKLGLEKALGDLCFTLRSDTVSIEFHSYEIDNSMPLTTQTNIFRIVQELLNNALKHSKATQILVSCSQNGNRFYISIEDNGVGFDISGIEENQGLGIKNIKSRIELLHGSLDCESSSGGTSYNIELDV, encoded by the coding sequence ATGGTCGTTACATTTGTGGCTTATCTCTACAAAATGAAGCGATTGCATCTTGTTTTCCTCCTGTTTGCTACCTGTCTGGGACATGCTCAAAATAACAGCACATTAAATGATTATGAGGTTACAATTGATAGCCTGAAAAATGCAATTTCTACCAGTAAATCAGATAGCCTCCGTTGCATTATGAATTACAGGCTGGCTTATATTTATACTAAAAATGTAGATAAGAAAGAGTTGGGAAAGATTCATTTAAAAAAGGCCAATGAATTAGTAAAAAACAATAGTTATTTAAAAGACCTTTCCTATTATTATAATTCGCTTTTTTTTAGCCTGACAAAAGAGAATCTGCAGAAGTTCCGAAAAGCAGACGAAGCCTTAAAAAAATACAACAGCAGGGAAATATACATATTAAGGTCTAAAATACTTTTTAATATAGGACTCCTGTATCAGCGGGAAAATGAACCCTTACAAACAATAGAGGTTTTGGTGAAGGAAGCGATTCCGGTAGCAAAGAAAAGCAAGGATAGCCAGGAACTGTCTAATCTATATAAATTAATTGCCGTTGTTTTTTATAATAATGAAGATATTGCCAAAACAAAATATTATCTGGATCTGTCAATCAATACTTTGGAACAGGGAAAGAGCAAAAAGAACAGATACAATGAGGATTTAATAGAATTGTATTTGTTTAATGTTGAGGTTTTATCTGTTCAGAAAAAAACGAATGAAGCTTTTGAATATTTGCAAAAAGCTGAAGATTTGTTGAAATCCTATCCGTTGAAATCGTTATATATTGAATATTATTTTGCAAAAGGGAGTTTGAATCAGGAGATTAAAAACTATGAGCAGGCTATTTCGGATTATGATAATGGTATAAAGTTGTCAAAACTGAATAAGGATTCTGCTCTGGAACAAAGATTCAAACTCATGAAATATGAGGTCTTTATTCTTCAAAATAAAATTGAAAGTGCTAAAGATTTGCTGCTGGACGTTTTTAAAACCGGTGGAATGAATATTAAGGATAGGGCCTATTATTCATATGAACTGTCTAAAATTTACCGGAAATTAAATGATTTTGAAAAGGCTTATGTCTATAATGAGCAATACATTCAATTAAAGGATAGCCTGAGTCAAATGTTTGAGGCTGAAAAAATAGCAGACATTGAGGCCAAATACAATAAATTGGAAAATGAAAATAAGATAAAAGAGCTAACCATCGAAAAACAGGCAACATTATTAAATCAGAGAAAAAATATGCTCTTCCTTTTATTGCTGTCTTTTGCTCTCGTATGCGTATTGATTTTCGCTTATTTTATTTGGAAGAATTTAAAAAACCAAAAGAAAATAACAGCCCAAAAAGAAATTAACCATTTTCAGAAGCTAAATAATTTAAAAAGGGAAAAAGAAATTGAAATCATGCAAACCATGATTAATGTAGAAGAAGCTGAAAGAAAAAGGGTAGCCCGGGACTTGCATGATAGTATTGGCAGTAAGCTGTCGGCTTTGAAAATTATATTTGCAAATACACAAAACAAAAACGATTATAATGATAGCAGAATCAATACTATTTTAGAAACGTCCATAGCTGAGTTAAGGCAGATTTCATACAATTTGGTTCCCGAATCTCTGCTGAAATTAGGTTTGGAAAAAGCCCTTGGCGATTTGTGTTTTACATTGCGTTCTGATACTGTTTCAATTGAATTTCATTCGTATGAAATTGATAATTCAATGCCGCTCACTACGCAAACAAATATTTTTAGAATCGTTCAGGAATTATTAAACAATGCGCTAAAACATTCAAAAGCCACTCAGATTTTAGTTTCTTGCAGCCAGAATGGCAACCGGTTTTATATTTCAATAGAAGATAATGGAGTTGGTTTTGATATTTCAGGGATTGAAGAAAACCAGGGACTTGGAATCAAAAATATAAAAAGCAGAATAGAACTTTTACATGGAAGCCTTGACTGTGAAAGTAGTTCCGGAGGAACTTCCTATAATATAGAACTTGATGTCTGA
- a CDS encoding rhomboid family intramembrane serine protease: protein MDDKNLRFSPSVLAWPLFSVVLLWIIFWAEVRFKLNLTEFGIYPRTFSGLRGVLFSPFLHGDIQHLYNNSIPLFLLIAAMRFFYRNQTLAVLGYGILLSGFLTWVIGRESYHIGASGLIYVLVSFIFFKGIQTRYYRLVALSLTIILLYGGMVWYIFPNVQQGISWEGHLSGLITGYVFSLVIKTPEYQKPIVYDWERPDFNPEEDMFMRHFDENGNFQNLPKPDVDDETGNEDFFRSNYNVFYTIVRDNSEGNPENNEDGAEENT, encoded by the coding sequence ATGGATGATAAAAATTTACGATTCTCACCTTCGGTTTTGGCCTGGCCATTATTTTCCGTAGTTCTTTTGTGGATTATTTTTTGGGCAGAAGTACGTTTTAAACTCAATCTTACAGAATTTGGAATTTACCCGCGAACTTTTTCCGGATTGAGGGGAGTTTTATTCAGTCCGTTTCTTCATGGCGATATCCAGCATCTTTATAATAATTCGATTCCGCTGTTTCTTTTAATAGCAGCAATGCGTTTCTTTTATAGAAACCAGACTCTGGCAGTGCTTGGATATGGAATATTGCTCTCTGGTTTTTTGACATGGGTTATCGGTCGGGAATCCTATCATATTGGCGCCAGCGGTTTGATTTATGTTTTGGTCAGCTTTATCTTTTTTAAAGGAATACAAACCCGATATTACAGGCTTGTTGCCTTATCCCTAACAATTATACTGCTGTATGGAGGTATGGTGTGGTATATTTTTCCAAACGTTCAACAGGGAATTTCCTGGGAAGGCCATTTGTCTGGACTCATAACAGGATATGTTTTCTCATTGGTCATTAAAACTCCGGAATATCAGAAACCGATTGTATATGACTGGGAACGGCCGGACTTTAATCCGGAAGAAGATATGTTTATGAGGCATTTTGATGAAAACGGCAATTTCCAAAATCTTCCAAAACCTGATGTTGATGATGAAACAGGCAATGAGGATTTCTTCAGATCCAATTATAATGTCTTTTATACAATTGTCCGTGATAATTCAGAAGGTAATCCGGAAAATAATGAAGATGGGGCAGAAGAGAATACCTAA
- a CDS encoding outer membrane beta-barrel protein: MKKLINLSVLLLTLSAFAQSSLEKGKIQLNAGFGTSNWSTPVYVGADYTISNPITVGVEASYQSYTTYGIKSTIIGLQANGNYHFNELLKIPNEWDVYAGLNLNYYNWKFKDSETNTYLVNDEPFGVGIQIGGRYFFNERFAVNLELRSGNVTTGGKIGITYLLN; encoded by the coding sequence ATGAAAAAGCTTATCAATTTATCCGTGCTTTTGCTCACTCTTTCTGCATTCGCGCAATCTTCGCTTGAAAAAGGCAAAATTCAATTAAACGCCGGCTTTGGGACATCTAACTGGTCGACGCCTGTTTATGTTGGTGCTGATTACACGATTTCGAATCCAATTACTGTAGGAGTTGAGGCGTCCTATCAGTCTTATACTACCTATGGCATTAAAAGTACCATAATAGGTTTGCAGGCCAACGGGAATTATCATTTTAATGAATTGCTGAAAATCCCGAATGAATGGGATGTTTATGCCGGGCTTAATTTAAATTACTATAACTGGAAATTCAAAGATTCGGAAACCAACACTTATCTGGTTAATGACGAACCTTTTGGAGTTGGGATTCAAATTGGCGGAAGGTATTTCTTTAATGAGAGATTTGCTGTAAATCTGGAGCTCCGAAGTGGAAATGTTACAACAGGAGGAAAAATTGGCATTACTTATCTGTTAAATTAA
- a CDS encoding ABC transporter ATP-binding protein: MIQTKNLAFSYNGKANFNFPDISLNSGEVLLITGGSGKGKTTLLHLLGGLLKAQSGSIRIGDVNIETLSNKNLDKFRGKNIGLILQQSHFVEAFSVFENVVLSSWLATGRKADEKAKLLLAELGLSDQIHKLTSRLSIGQQQRVSIARALVNEPQLLLADEPTSSLDDENAYKVADLLSQLSKEYGAALIIVTHDQRLKDRFSNQITLA; the protein is encoded by the coding sequence ATGATTCAGACTAAAAATCTGGCTTTTTCTTATAATGGGAAAGCAAATTTTAATTTTCCTGATATTTCCTTAAATAGCGGCGAGGTACTTTTGATTACCGGCGGCTCCGGAAAAGGAAAAACAACATTGCTTCACCTTTTGGGTGGGTTGCTGAAAGCCCAATCAGGTTCTATCCGTATAGGCGATGTCAATATCGAAACCCTGTCCAATAAGAACCTGGACAAATTCAGAGGCAAAAATATTGGGTTAATACTCCAGCAATCCCATTTTGTAGAGGCATTTTCTGTGTTTGAAAATGTTGTTCTTTCTTCCTGGCTGGCAACCGGACGAAAAGCAGACGAAAAAGCAAAATTACTTTTGGCAGAACTGGGACTGTCGGATCAAATACACAAGCTTACATCACGTTTGAGTATTGGGCAGCAGCAAAGAGTTTCCATAGCCAGAGCTTTGGTGAATGAGCCCCAATTGCTTTTGGCAGACGAACCCACGTCAAGCCTTGATGATGAGAATGCCTATAAGGTAGCCGACCTGCTTTCGCAATTGTCAAAAGAATATGGTGCGGCACTCATTATTGTTACGCACGACCAAAGACTAAAAGATCGTTTTTCTAATCAAATTACATTAGCATGA
- a CDS encoding LuxR C-terminal-related transcriptional regulator, producing MENKKLNIAILDDHPLIIEGLTTLFSNHTEFNLLGGFNQSEELFGFEEIDKIDVLLLDIFFGNNNGIDICFDLKKKYPKMIILGISSQAERSIVLQMIKQGASGYLLKTAKNDEYIHCIKEAAKGKIVFGKEVQATLDKIQIADLKSIPRLTKREKEILALLIKGKSTQEISEELFLSFLTIQTHRRNLLQKFDVKNSLELINFANENGLLNDPYFPPNFS from the coding sequence ATGGAAAATAAAAAATTGAATATTGCCATTTTAGATGACCACCCTTTGATTATTGAGGGGTTGACAACACTTTTTTCAAACCACACAGAATTTAATCTGCTGGGTGGTTTTAACCAAAGTGAAGAACTGTTTGGTTTTGAAGAAATTGACAAAATTGATGTACTGCTGTTGGATATTTTCTTTGGAAATAATAACGGAATCGATATTTGTTTTGATTTGAAAAAGAAATATCCTAAAATGATTATATTGGGAATTAGCAGTCAGGCGGAAAGAAGTATTGTATTACAGATGATCAAACAGGGTGCCTCCGGTTATTTATTAAAAACAGCCAAAAATGATGAATATATCCATTGCATAAAAGAGGCGGCAAAAGGGAAAATTGTATTTGGAAAAGAAGTACAGGCTACGTTGGATAAAATACAGATAGCTGATTTAAAATCGATTCCGAGGCTGACCAAAAGAGAAAAAGAAATATTGGCTTTATTAATAAAAGGGAAATCTACACAAGAAATCTCAGAAGAGTTGTTTTTAAGTTTTTTAACCATACAAACCCACAGAAGAAACTTGCTTCAAAAGTTTGATGTCAAAAATTCTCTCGAACTAATCAATTTTGCCAATGAGAATGGACTTCTTAATGACCCTTATTTTCCACCTAATTTTAGCTGA
- a CDS encoding DUF1735 domain-containing protein, with amino-acid sequence MKKNKFKFAAIAIILALFSSCLVDDDVTDFGAGTNLVDFPSGSIDGTFDIGMDEAEFQVPARLVGGNGSAAPSDIVVTYEVDPTKTTAVEGTNFVILNNGTFTFPAGETQTTFPIKILSSSLDPELPVPLTIALKLTAATGSFPVGVSTKESTGTIIINLKPLCPITDDLSGTHTYTQTSMQYGDGEGTGTGTGIAGTISGTVTWTETEPGKYSLDDASFGLYGAIYDDDPAVGPNGAFLTWVCREFLFSGSDQYSDTFTYNIVSVTGPVMVFTWRNTWGDGGTVTLTREGGVDWPDIFQTN; translated from the coding sequence ATGAAAAAAAATAAATTCAAATTCGCAGCTATTGCGATCATATTGGCCCTGTTCTCATCTTGTCTTGTAGATGATGATGTGACAGATTTTGGTGCCGGGACGAACCTTGTTGACTTTCCGTCTGGCTCTATTGACGGAACATTTGATATTGGAATGGACGAAGCAGAATTTCAGGTTCCTGCCCGTTTAGTAGGTGGTAACGGCTCTGCGGCTCCATCAGACATTGTAGTTACGTATGAAGTAGATCCCACCAAGACAACAGCTGTTGAAGGCACAAACTTTGTCATTTTAAACAACGGGACATTTACATTCCCGGCAGGAGAAACTCAGACCACATTCCCAATCAAGATACTCTCATCTTCTCTAGACCCTGAATTACCGGTTCCATTGACTATTGCACTGAAACTGACTGCTGCTACAGGAAGTTTCCCGGTAGGAGTTTCTACAAAAGAATCTACAGGCACTATCATAATCAACCTGAAACCATTGTGCCCAATTACAGATGATCTGTCAGGAACACATACTTATACTCAGACATCTATGCAATATGGTGACGGAGAAGGAACAGGTACAGGAACGGGAATTGCGGGTACTATTAGCGGTACAGTAACATGGACTGAAACCGAACCAGGAAAATACAGTCTTGATGATGCCTCATTCGGATTGTATGGAGCTATTTACGACGACGACCCTGCTGTTGGACCTAATGGCGCCTTTTTAACATGGGTATGCCGCGAATTTCTTTTTAGCGGTTCGGATCAGTATTCTGATACTTTCACCTATAACATTGTCAGTGTTACAGGACCTGTTATGGTCTTTACCTGGAGAAATACATGGGGTGATGGCGGTACCGTTACCTTAACCCGTGAAGGCGGCGTTGATTGGCCGGATATCTTCCAGACCAACTAA
- the radC gene encoding RadC family protein, with amino-acid sequence MQGKEAKKTKTFPIKDWAKDDKPREKLMHKGQEALSNAELIAILIRTGNHTESAVDLSKRILADAKSLNGIGKLSIEKLLTYHGIGEAKAITILAAVELGRRRRSEEAVPSRRIATSRVVFETMQPVIGELAHEEFWILFLSNSNRIAHKWRLSKGGMTGTVVDARLVFKIAIEHNATAIILAHNHPSGVLYPSESDRIITKKLKAAGESLDIRVFDHVIITENDYYSFADNGIL; translated from the coding sequence ATGCAGGGAAAAGAAGCGAAAAAAACAAAAACATTTCCAATCAAGGATTGGGCAAAAGATGACAAACCAAGAGAGAAACTAATGCATAAAGGGCAGGAAGCACTAAGCAATGCAGAGCTTATAGCTATCCTGATACGTACCGGAAATCATACCGAAAGTGCTGTAGACTTGAGCAAGCGAATTTTGGCAGATGCTAAAAGTCTAAATGGGATAGGAAAGCTATCTATTGAAAAGCTCCTCACTTATCACGGCATTGGAGAGGCAAAGGCGATTACAATTCTTGCGGCTGTTGAATTGGGCCGAAGAAGGCGCTCTGAAGAAGCCGTGCCATCGAGGAGAATTGCTACAAGCAGGGTGGTTTTTGAAACGATGCAACCTGTAATAGGTGAACTTGCACATGAAGAATTCTGGATCCTATTTCTTAGTAACTCCAATAGAATTGCTCACAAATGGAGATTGAGTAAAGGTGGAATGACAGGAACCGTAGTGGATGCCCGCCTTGTTTTTAAAATAGCAATTGAGCATAATGCAACAGCAATAATTCTGGCACACAACCATCCTTCAGGGGTATTATATCCAAGTGAATCTGACAGAATAATAACTAAAAAATTAAAAGCAGCAGGAGAAAGCCTCGACATACGGGTTTTTGATCATGTGATAATTACCGAAAATGATTATTACAGCTTTGCAGATAATGGTATTTTATAG
- the rlmB gene encoding 23S rRNA (guanosine(2251)-2'-O)-methyltransferase RlmB, with protein MEKGHQIFGIRAIIEAIQAGKEIDKVFIQKDAQGELMKDLMKVMKRAGVNFSYVPVEKLNKLTPNNHQGAVATIAPVSFHNLETLIETVMESGKTPLFLILDQISDARNFGAIIRTAECTGVDGIIIQKQGAAPVNGDTVKTSAGAVFNVPICKVEHIKDAIFHLQGSGIKTIAATEKTDQNIYDLSLNEPIAIVMGSEDRGVNPSVLKIVDEKAKLPMFGTIASLNVSVACGAFLYETVRQRS; from the coding sequence ATGGAAAAAGGACATCAAATTTTTGGAATCAGAGCTATCATAGAAGCTATTCAGGCAGGAAAAGAAATAGACAAAGTATTTATACAGAAAGACGCTCAGGGTGAACTGATGAAAGACTTGATGAAAGTCATGAAACGTGCCGGAGTAAATTTTTCTTATGTGCCTGTAGAAAAACTAAACAAGCTAACTCCAAATAACCATCAAGGTGCTGTTGCCACTATTGCACCGGTTTCTTTCCACAATCTTGAAACGCTTATAGAAACTGTGATGGAAAGCGGAAAGACTCCCCTTTTCCTTATTTTGGACCAGATTTCCGATGCCCGAAATTTTGGGGCTATTATCCGTACTGCAGAGTGTACCGGAGTCGATGGAATCATCATTCAAAAACAGGGTGCCGCTCCCGTTAACGGAGATACCGTAAAAACATCGGCAGGTGCTGTTTTTAATGTTCCAATCTGTAAAGTAGAACACATCAAAGATGCTATTTTCCATCTTCAGGGATCAGGCATAAAAACTATCGCTGCTACAGAAAAAACGGATCAGAACATTTATGACTTGTCACTAAACGAACCTATAGCCATTGTCATGGGTTCTGAAGACCGCGGGGTGAATCCTTCCGTTTTGAAAATTGTAGATGAAAAGGCCAAGTTGCCAATGTTTGGAACTATTGCTTCCCTGAACGTATCGGTTGCCTGCGGCGCTTTCCTTTATGAAACAGTAAGACAGAGAAGTTAG
- a CDS encoding ABC transporter permease: MIGRLAWKNIWFKPLNTILSIILLTASVAIISLLILLQEQFEKQFSSNIDGVDVVLGAQGSPLQLILSSVYQVDAPTGNISYSEAKTWMKHPFVKSAIPLAFGDNYRGFKIVGTTPAYLDKFGATVSQGKIFQSDFEVVIGAEIAKKLNIKVGDKFFGSHGDAAEGEIHEEFAYKVSGIASPTGKVIDNLILCNIPSVWAMHENHEHADENPEHGEEGHIHFEGDEHEHHNHEAATSVSEEGKEITAVLIKFRNKMGFVTWPRLIAQNTKMQAASPAIEINRLFSLFGIGLQALQYLAYGIMLISGISIFIALYTTLKERKYEFALLRVGGASRLQLLSLVMFESILLCFVGFIFGTIVGRIALFLISSSTDEEYKMTFDPFAFVWKKEGILFIVTIFVGVLAAAIPAIKAYRLNISKTLANA, encoded by the coding sequence ATGATTGGCAGATTAGCCTGGAAAAATATTTGGTTCAAACCCTTGAATACCATTTTGAGTATTATTTTGCTGACGGCAAGTGTTGCCATAATTTCATTGTTAATTCTGCTTCAGGAACAATTTGAAAAGCAATTTTCAAGTAATATTGATGGTGTTGATGTTGTTTTGGGGGCACAGGGAAGTCCGTTGCAGCTTATTCTTTCCTCAGTATATCAGGTTGATGCGCCAACAGGCAATATTAGTTACAGCGAAGCAAAAACATGGATGAAGCATCCTTTTGTAAAAAGCGCCATACCTTTGGCTTTTGGAGATAATTACAGGGGATTTAAAATTGTAGGAACAACACCCGCCTATCTCGATAAATTTGGGGCAACTGTCTCTCAGGGAAAGATATTTCAATCCGATTTTGAAGTTGTTATCGGTGCCGAAATTGCAAAAAAACTAAATATAAAAGTAGGAGATAAGTTTTTCGGGTCGCATGGAGATGCGGCCGAAGGTGAGATTCATGAAGAATTTGCATATAAAGTCAGCGGCATTGCAAGCCCTACCGGAAAAGTAATCGACAATCTTATTTTGTGCAACATCCCTAGTGTATGGGCTATGCATGAAAACCACGAGCATGCAGACGAAAATCCGGAACATGGAGAAGAAGGACATATTCACTTTGAAGGCGATGAACACGAACATCACAATCACGAAGCAGCAACGTCGGTATCTGAAGAAGGGAAAGAAATAACTGCCGTATTGATAAAATTCAGGAATAAAATGGGTTTTGTGACCTGGCCGAGATTGATTGCCCAGAATACAAAAATGCAGGCAGCTTCTCCTGCAATCGAAATCAACAGGCTGTTTTCCTTATTCGGGATAGGACTTCAGGCTTTACAGTATCTGGCATACGGAATCATGCTTATATCCGGAATCAGTATTTTTATAGCGCTTTATACAACATTGAAAGAACGGAAATACGAATTCGCCCTCCTGAGGGTTGGCGGAGCCAGTCGATTACAATTGCTTAGCCTGGTGATGTTTGAAAGCATATTGCTTTGCTTTGTCGGATTTATTTTCGGCACTATTGTTGGAAGGATTGCATTGTTTTTAATTTCTTCTTCAACAGATGAGGAATATAAAATGACTTTTGATCCATTTGCTTTTGTTTGGAAGAAAGAAGGAATTTTATTTATAGTAACTATCTTTGTAGGAGTATTGGCGGCAGCAATTCCTGCCATAAAAGCATACCGATTGAATATTTCAAAAACTTTAGCAAATGCGTAA
- a CDS encoding YjjG family noncanonical pyrimidine nucleotidase, which yields METKISDVFFDLDHTLWDFEKNSALAFDTILKKHKVNVDIQEFISLYVPVNIKYWKLYQDDKVTQQELRYGRLKDVFDHMKIEVDDEMIHFLAEEYISYLPQFNHLYEGAIELLEYLKPKYRLHIITNGFHQIQNNKLVNSKIVHYFETITNSENAGVKKPHPEIFNYALDLAKCAKETSVMIGDNLEADIEGALNVGLDAIFFNEHNLETHPNIKQVNHLLALKKYL from the coding sequence TTGGAAACTAAAATTTCAGACGTTTTTTTTGATTTGGACCATACCTTATGGGACTTTGAAAAGAATTCTGCGTTAGCATTTGATACCATCCTGAAGAAACACAAAGTTAATGTGGATATTCAGGAGTTTATTTCGTTATATGTTCCCGTAAATATTAAATACTGGAAGCTTTACCAGGATGATAAAGTTACACAGCAAGAATTGCGCTATGGAAGACTGAAAGATGTTTTTGACCATATGAAAATTGAAGTCGATGACGAAATGATTCATTTTTTAGCAGAAGAATACATCAGTTATCTTCCGCAGTTCAATCACCTCTATGAAGGGGCAATAGAACTGTTGGAATACCTGAAGCCAAAATACAGGCTGCATATAATCACAAACGGATTCCACCAGATACAAAATAATAAGTTGGTCAATTCTAAAATTGTGCATTATTTCGAAACCATTACCAATTCCGAAAATGCAGGTGTAAAAAAACCACATCCGGAAATATTTAATTATGCTTTGGATTTGGCAAAATGTGCCAAAGAAACAAGCGTCATGATTGGTGACAATCTTGAAGCCGACATAGAAGGGGCCTTGAATGTGGGGCTTGACGCTATCTTTTTTAACGAACACAATTTAGAAACCCATCCTAATATCAAGCAGGTAAATCATCTGCTGGCCTTAAAAAAATATCTTTAA
- a CDS encoding replication-associated recombination protein A, which yields MEAPLAERIRPQQLEDYLGQPQLVGPNGSLTHQIAKGIIPSLIFWGPPGTGKTTLAQIIAQESKRPFYILSAINSGVKEVRDVIEKAKQSGGLFTAKNPILFIDEIHRFSKSQQDSLLAAVEKGWVTLIGATTENPSFEVIPALLSRCQVYILNAFSKSDLEALLERAMKTDVYLKEKNIELKETEALLRLSGGDGRKLLNIFDLVVNASNDEKIIITNDSVLKLVQQNTVLYDKTGEQHYDIISAFIKSIRGSDPNGAVYWLARMIEGGEDVKFIARRMLILSSEDIGNANPTAFIMANNTFQAVSTIGYPESRIILSQCAIYLATSPKSNASYTAIGKAQQIVKQTGDLPIPLHLRNAPTKLMKELGYGEDYKYAHDYQNNFAEQEFLPDEIKNTPIYVPGNNSREQSTREFLKNRWKDKYGY from the coding sequence ATGGAAGCACCGTTAGCAGAAAGAATTCGCCCGCAACAACTTGAAGATTATTTAGGCCAACCGCAACTAGTAGGCCCTAACGGGTCATTGACCCATCAGATTGCAAAAGGCATCATTCCTTCATTAATTTTTTGGGGACCACCGGGAACAGGAAAAACTACCCTGGCCCAAATTATTGCACAGGAGTCCAAACGTCCGTTTTATATCCTAAGCGCTATTAATTCCGGCGTAAAAGAAGTGCGTGATGTTATTGAAAAAGCCAAGCAAAGTGGCGGTTTGTTCACTGCCAAAAATCCAATCCTATTTATTGATGAGATTCACCGTTTCAGCAAATCGCAGCAAGATTCCTTATTAGCCGCTGTAGAAAAAGGCTGGGTAACATTGATAGGTGCCACAACTGAAAATCCTAGTTTTGAAGTAATTCCCGCATTACTGTCGCGTTGTCAGGTTTATATATTGAATGCCTTTTCAAAATCAGATTTGGAGGCGTTGCTTGAACGGGCTATGAAAACCGACGTCTATCTGAAAGAAAAAAACATTGAATTAAAAGAAACGGAAGCTTTATTAAGGCTTTCGGGTGGAGATGGCAGAAAGCTGCTCAATATTTTCGACCTCGTCGTTAATGCTTCCAACGATGAAAAAATCATAATTACGAATGATTCCGTACTAAAACTGGTACAGCAAAATACGGTTTTATATGATAAGACCGGTGAACAGCACTATGACATTATTTCCGCATTTATAAAATCCATTCGCGGTAGTGATCCAAATGGGGCCGTTTATTGGCTGGCCCGCATGATTGAAGGAGGTGAAGATGTCAAATTTATTGCAAGACGTATGCTGATTCTTTCCAGCGAAGATATTGGCAATGCAAACCCTACAGCCTTTATCATGGCCAACAATACGTTTCAGGCAGTTTCAACCATTGGCTATCCGGAAAGCAGGATTATTTTAAGCCAGTGCGCCATTTATCTGGCAACTTCGCCTAAAAGCAATGCTTCGTATACAGCAATTGGAAAAGCACAGCAAATCGTAAAACAGACTGGCGACCTGCCTATTCCGCTTCATTTAAGAAATGCACCAACAAAATTGATGAAAGAACTGGGTTATGGTGAAGATTATAAATATGCCCACGATTATCAAAACAATTTTGCCGAGCAGGAATTCCTTCCCGATGAAATAAAAAATACCCCTATCTATGTTCCGGGAAATAATTCCAGAGAACAGTCAACAAGGGAATTTTTAAAAAATCGTTGGAAAGACAAATACGGTTATTAA